From a single Silene latifolia isolate original U9 population chromosome 6, ASM4854445v1, whole genome shotgun sequence genomic region:
- the LOC141588040 gene encoding uncharacterized protein LOC141588040, which produces MRGMNQLTKQLEIRRFLYKNNVGLYGLVETKIKTLDCTGVLANFGQQWGGVTNIQHHPGGRIWLIWIKHNFSVTVLSMSDQHIIAKVVEIVSGNEFLFTVVYGSNDDGEILHLWDDIRRTKDTWNGPWSLCGDFNCLLDFNESIGRPVRWNDIVHFRDCVSYCEMMDLQAQGSFFTWNNKHESSSRVFSRRVVRQWRPHFRYFNMWGQDPHFKAVIKQQWDKKVSGSWMFQVVSKQRSLKLPLKHLNRNRFSDVETAVEAARIRLHDLQLQMHTDPTNTDVLNAESIAADEYRNLSKAHYNFLHQKAKVAWVCEGDENTRYFHNMIRSRQMHNKILQITDKHGQLHRDPLAIEQAFLDFYIELLGTSALTTDVHIPTVRTANKSPGSDGFNSQFYRDSWDIIGRDVIGAVLDFLASGKLLKQVNATTLTLVPKVKSPGSVLEYRPIACCNVLYKCVTKIICTRLGEILPDIVNSSQGGFVKVRNIVENVLICQDLVRLYNRKAASPRCLIKIDLRKAYDTLVMTCVTSPTYSLNVNGNYFGYFHGELATKKDHLWVKWVNHVYMKGCDWKDYHAPSDCRWSWKKIIHMKDKFKQGYVNDLWLNKTSSYSVASGYQWLRTKSGKVSWRFLCWNTMNVPKHSFIYWASQHFMLLTLDRMHKMGMGTATTCYICGMEPEKHEHLFYQCEYNKICMHRLQDYLHLPFPAEDMIKWFSRGRGRSGLETLFTVACFVGVIYAIWNARNRARL; this is translated from the exons ATGAGGGGTATGAATCAGCTTACAAAGCAACTAGAAATAAGACGATTTCTTTATAAAAATAATGTAGGACTATATGGTTTAGttgagactaaaataaaaaccctGGACTGCACTGGTGTGTTAGCTAACTTTGGCCAGCAATGGGGAGGTGTGACTAACATTCAGCATCATCCTGGGGGTAGAATTTGGCTTATTTGGATTAAGCATAATTTCAGTGTTACTGTTTTGAGTATGTCTGATCAACATATTATTGCTAAGGTTGTTGAAATTGTTTCTGGGAATGAGTTTTTGTTTACTGTAGTGTATGGTTCAAATGATGATGGAGAAATATTGCATTTATGGGATGATATTAGGAGGACTAAGGATACTTGGAATGGACCTTGGAGTTTATGTGGGGACTTTAATTGTCTTTTGGACTTCAATGAAAGCATTGGGAGACCTGTTCGATGGAATGACATAGTGCATTTTAGGGATTGTGTCTCTTACTGTGAAATGATGGATCTGCAAGCTCAAGGCTCCTTCTTTACCTGGAATAACAAACATGAGTCGTCCTCTAGGGTTTTTTCAAG AAGGGTGGTTAGACAGTGGAGACCCCATTTTagatactttaatatgtggggacAAGACCCTCATTTTAAGGCTGTCATCAAGCAACAGTGGGATAAAAAGGTCTCTGGGTCTTGGATGTTTCAGGTGGTTTCTAAACAGAGGAGTCTCAAACTTCCCTTGAAACATCTTAATAGAAATAGATTTTCTGATGTGGAAACTGCTGTGGAAGCTGCTAGAATCAGACTTCATGACCTCCAACTTCAAATGCACACTGATCCTACTAATACTGATGTGTTGAATGCTGAATCTATAGCTGCTGATGAGTATAGAAATTTGTCTAAAGCTCACTACAATTTCTTGCATCAGAAAGCTAAGGTAGCCTGGGTGTGTGAGGGTGATGAAAATACTAGATACTTTCACAATATGATTAGGTCGAGACAAATGCACAATAAGATTCTTCAAATTACTGATAAGCATGGTCAGCTTCATAGGGATCCTTTGGCTATTGAGCAGGCTTTCCTCGATTTCTATATAGAGTTATTGGGGACTTCTGCTCTTACTACTGATGTCCATATTCCTACTGTTAGAACTG CTAATAAATCCCCTGGGTCTGATGGCTTTAATAGCCAATTTTATAGAGATTCCTGGGATATTATTGGCAGAGATGTTATAGGAGCTGTTCTGGATTTTCTTGCTTCTGGAAAGTTATTGAAACAGGTAAATGCTACCACTCTTACTCTTGTTCCTAAAGTGAAAAGTCCTGGTAGTGTCTTAGAGTATAGACCTATTGCCTGTTGTAATGTCCTTTATAAGTGCGTTACAAAAATTATTTGTACAAGACTTGGAGAAATTCTACCTGATATTGTTAATAGTAGTCAAGGGGGATTTGTTAAAGTTAGAAATATTGTGGAGAATGTCCTGATTTGCCAAGACTTAGTGAGACTTTACAATAGGAAAGCAGCTTCTCCTAGATGTCTCATTAAGATTGATCTCAGAAAAGCCTATGATACT CTTGTCATGACTTGTGTCACCTCTCCCACTTATTCTCTTAATGTTAATGGAAATTATTTTGGCTACTTTCATG GAGAGCTTGCAACAAAGAAAGACCACTTATGGGTTAAGTGGGTTAATCATGTATATATGAAAGGGTGTGATTGGAAGGACTATCATGCTCCCTCTGATTGCAGATGGTCTTGGAAGAAGATTATACACATGAAAGATAAGTTCAAGCAAGGGTATGTTAATGACTTGTGGTTAAATAAGACTTCCTCTTATTCGGTTGCTTCTGGTTATCAGTGGCTCAGGACAAAAAGTGGCAAAGTTTCATGGAGATTTCTTTGCTGGAACACTATGAATGTGCCCAAACACTCGTTTATCTATTGGGCTAGTCAACATTTCATGCTGCTTACTCTGGACAGAATGCACAAAATGGGAATGGGTACTGCTACTACTTGTTACATCTGTGGGATGGAACCTGAAAAACATGAGCATCTTTTCTACCAATGTGAGTATAATAAGATTTGTATGCATCGGCTGCAGGATTATCTTCACCTACCTTTTCCTGCAGAAGACATGATCAAGTGGTTCTCTAGAGGCAGGGGTAGAAGTGGTTTAGAAACACTCTTCACTGTTGCTTGCTTTGTAGGTGTCATATATGCCATTTGGAATGCTAGAAATCGTGCTCGACTATAA